gagagagagacatacACTGTTTAGAGAGAGCTGAAAGTACTTTTGAGTCTCCCAAAGAAATGTGACTGCAGACAGTAAAGCTGGAGGCTTTGATGCTTTTGGTTGTTGTATTATAGCCAGGGAAATTGGGACCATCTTCTCTTGTCATTTTCTCGTTTTTACTTGGCCAATTAACTGCGCTTCTTTAAGGAACTAGCAGAAGTCTATGTTTTAGGCTTATAGCTTTCTGCTGCTTAGATTTAGGCCTGttaacagagagagagagagagagagagagagagagagagagagagagagaatcattTCTGCATTAAATTTGAAGGTATGCTTTGAAATCACAGATTGGTGCTTGCTCTTTGCTTCTTCATTGAAGACTCATTTTAGCCTTGCTAGGTTTTTCTCCCACTCTCTTGAACTTTGTTAATTCATCATCTCTGCCAATCAGAGGTTGGAATTAGTGGCAAAGTTTAATTGTTTTCATCTCTTCTGGTCTCTACTTTTACGCTTCCACCTTGTTTATGCTTTTGGCAATTGAACATCACACACAcacgtacacacacacacacactctctctctctctctctctctctctcttgtgtTGATCATCAATTGAATTTATAATGGGTCATCGTAGCTTAGCACGTACAGCTTAAATACTCAGATTTACTTACACCAAGTTGGATTTTCTTCTGTCCCATGTAAGGAGATTCTTTCTGTCAAATGTGATTTCTTTCAAGTCTTTAATTCATTGATGATGTACCTATCCAACTCATGCCTAATAAtgtaggatttttgttttaagtCTTCATGGTTTCAGTCCCTTTAACTAaagatttcttcttcaatgctgcAGGTTTCATCTTGAGATGGCCTTCTACTTTATGACACAACTACTTTTATCTGGGCTGGTCAAGCATTTACCACACATGCAGCAAACCCCAACTTTAGCTTCTCAGATATCATGTTCATTCATGGCTTTGAAAAGCCACTAAATATGGCATTGTGATTCATTGTTTTGGCACTGTATGCTTTACTACTTCATATTGATTTTCTGCTTTCGAAATGGCTATTATCAGATTCTCAGTGTCATAGATTTCCTGGTCAGTTATACTTTTATTACTTCATCACTTGACATAGGCATTTTGCTATTGTTATAGTTTTTAACTTTATAATGGTTTCACAAGACTCACCCCCAAATCCAGCTTCAAGTATCTTTCACCAATTCATTATCTCAGACTCCATTGCTGCCCAAAACCATTTGGAAAGCCAACACCTTGATGCTTATGAGTCTTCTTTTCGGAATAGAAACACATTCCCTCAGTCTCTTGGTGTCCTGCCCAGCCTTCATTCTCTTGGGGAGAGAATGTCCAGATCAGTGGCCCTTGTTCAAGCTCCCACAGGTGCAGAGGACTCAGATATGAACAACCACACAAGGCATCTGATGGATCTTCCTAGAGCAGCAATGGAGAACCAAGCACAGAGGCTCTCACTGTCCCTTGGTTCCCACATGCTTGTTCCATCTGTCCAATATAGGCAGAGGTCTATGAATTCAGACCTCATGAGCCACAATCACTTTATCATTGGAGAAGAATCAGGGGAAGCTTGCAATCCAGGAGTTGAACATGTAAGCGATGAGTATTGTTTCATAGGCAGTGCGcttgcttcgtcttcaaactCGCTAAGTCGATCTTGTTCCACTTCATATGGAACAGAATCTTTAGCGGATGTTATTGGGAATTCAAGATATCTAAAACCAGCTCAGTCCCTCTTAGATGAGATTGTTAATGTTGGTGGAAAACAAGTTGACATCAGCAATGAAAAACATGTTGGAAAGTTATATGGTGAAGGCCGGAGAGGTGCTATGGGGTTTTCTTCTGAACTGAAAGCAGAGTTGTGCTGCAATGGGCTCATGTCCGCTGATAAGCATGAATTGCAAGCTAGACTTGCAAACCTTATCACCTTGTTGGAACAGGTACATACAATCTTGATGTTTACTTTTAATCTTGGGACTATTTTGTTTAATACTTTCCTTGCTGTTTTCAGGTTGAGGACAGATGTGAGAAGTACTACCATCAAATGGAAGAAGTGATGTCATCATTTGAGATGGTAGTAGGTGAAGGAGCAGCCAAGTCTTACACAGCTCTGGCACTCAAGGCCATGTCCAGGCATTTTTGCAGCTTAAGAGATGCTATAGTTTCCCATATCTATTCCGAAAAACGAAAGCTGTTGCAAGACGTACCGAAAATCAGTTCGGGACTATCACAACTTAACTTGTTTGACAGAGAGTGCAGACACAAAAGAATGTCTCTTCAACAGCTTGGCATTTTCCAGAGCCCACGCCAAGCTTTCAGACCAATTCGAGGCCTGCCAGAGACCTCTGTGGCAATTCTTCGCACTTGGCTTTTTGAACACTTCCTCCACCCGTAAGCAATCCGAAACCAATTAGCCCTTGATTGTGattaatccaaattaattaaatgtgGCTCTGAACATTGCCTATTTACTTGTGGTTCTGATCATACAGTTATCCAAATGACTCTGAGAAGCTTCTGTTGGCATCACAAACAGGCTTGTCAAAGAACCAAGTAATCCCCAACAGTTTTATCTATGTCCCAATTGATTTCAAATTGAGCAGCTCATTTATAACTTGGTCTACCCATGTGATGCCAATGTTGTGTCTGCTTCAGGTTTCAAATTGGTTCATAAATGCGCGAGTTCGGCTCTGGAAACCTATGATAGAAGAAATGTACAAAGAAGAGTTTGGGGAGTCTTCGGAGGATTCGAACTCTTTAGCCGGTGGCTCCATGACCGGTGAAGGTAACACAGATCACACAGAGGATTGATGGGGTAAAAGATGTTCAACTGGATATGGCTTGCAGTAATGCATTTCACATCTTGAGGTTGATGTTGAAAATCATCGGTGGAAGTTTAGATTTTGTGCAATGTTGTAAAGGATTTCAAGTCCACCATTTGCAATGTTGtaaaggatttcaagtctaccaTTTGTAATGTTGATTTTAGTGCTAAGAGGGTTATTCAAGATCTGGGCCTTCAGTCCTTGTTCTACTGTTATGTCATCTCTTATAGTATTCTTATAACtactgttttttttcctttccaatTTTCATCAACTTAATCAACAATTGATTGTGTGTTGTATTTCACAGTTGCGGTATTAATAGAACACAGCGAAAAgtgatttatttttgaatttgggtGCAGAAATTTGGATATTCAACATAAGCTCCAAAATTATATGGAaacaattattattaatgCTCGTGGGAATTTTTCACATTATGCTCGTATTCCTTCGTAAGCAAATCCTGTGTGTTCCTTTTTATTTCCGCTTGAGTTTGTCAAACTGAATCACCCTTGTATGGCGGGTGATTTGATCCAAGGATTGACTTGCATAAATAATCGGTCTCCAAAAGTGCAAACCAGCAGAAGCTTCAGTTTTGCGGATGAAATCATGGTTTATGATGTTAATGTATGCCCAACGAACCACATTGTGGCAAACCTCAAAGCCACACTACTCATCAGGGTCTAATCTTCAAAAAACAGGTCACCTGCATCAACATCGACCTTTAGGCCAAAGTGTAAACAGAAATTTTGTGATGTCTTACTAATTTTCTGATACAAACCCCAACATAACCAGCGGTGGACTATCATTTAAACTACTTTCCAGACACCTCCTGGACTTGACCATCTGCAACGTGAACATGTCCCATGGACATAGATTAGCTCAATTGACCATATGCAGAATCTACTAAGTGCATAATACAAAATCAGATTTGAAGTCTGACCAGCAAGAGTGATTGCCAAGTTTGCTTGAGCATCTGCCTCAGAGTTTCGTCCCTTTGAAGGTTTACGAGAACATGTCAGAAAGGCATTCACTGAGGCGATATAAGTTCAGGTGGGCTTAGTGGGGGCGGGGGAATTATTATACAAGACATATCACATAGCACAAAAGATAAACGGAATCAGCTTCTCTCACCCTGAGGACATGACTGATCTTGAAGGAGAGAAATTTatccttcaatttcttcaccTCTTCATACAAATCAGACATGTTCTGGTTTTTCACCTTCCATAATCCCTGAACCTGTTCAAGTTACCTTCTCAGTTATACAAATgcagaacaaagaaaacaaaatggaaaatggaaaaaagaacTTCTTAAGTATCAAACAATCAGAGATAAATAAAACACCTTAAGCAGAAGAAGATAACAACAATATTCACAAACCTGCATACAGACGAGTTTGGAGTCACCTTGAACAACAATCTTACTAAAACCTTTTCTAAGAGCACATTTTAATCCTAAAATGACAGCGCGGTACTCGGCAACATTATTGGTTGCGATACCCAGACCTTCACGTACTTTACAGATCTATATGGAAAAGCATGGTTAGAGTCTTAGAGAGGCAAAGaactaaacaaaaaataaccCCATAGGTAAAATGTATACCAAGCTTCCATCATCTGCTCGCAACACAGCTCCGGCACCAGCTAGTCCAGGGTTTCCTTTCGATGCACCATCAAACATAAGAATACAGGAACCCTACAAATATAGCTTAcatcattctttcttttttctgggtGGGTGATACAACACATTTTTGAAACATTATGACAATTGACAGAGAACTCCAGATCCTGAAAAAGTGACTGAGAATTCCCCAACCCCtgattatataataaaatataagacAAATTCCGGTTGATGGTCATTAATTAACAAGAAAGTAAATTGAATTCAGGCCTTTGCCGTATTTCGCTCTATCCACTTCATAATGTGATACAATGATCCTATGGAAGTACATTTTTCCCAACCACTAGATATCACCAGGACTTCAACTTACACGGTTCAAGGGGGGTGATTCGAGCACAGCAGAATGATCTATCTTGGCATGCTTTCTCGACAGATCGTCTGATATGAAAGTTGAACCAAATTCTTCCTATAAAGCATTGGAAAAATGTACAAGCTAAGTTCATCTGACACAGAACCTCATCTTTACCACAGGGTTTagctaaagaaataataatgataaaaaataaaatgaaatcttCAGCTAGAAAGTCAGAAATAAGTACCGATAGAATTCCAAAGATAAACATGGTTCTTTATATTCTTGAGCGAGAGTATTCAAGCTCAAAGGTTGTTATGATTCCAAACCTACCTCAGTTTCCGTTCCACACAGTTGTTGGGGTCTCTTTTTGGATGCATCCTTAACAGATGTTTCACCCTTTGAACACGGGTCCTGATatgtgaaagaaaaaacatcaTAAACCCACCTAAGTAAAAACATGATCAGCAAAGACAACAACCTTACAATCAGAAGGAAGgagaaacaaattaattaggaGAAAGCTGCCCAGATAAGTTTGGGGTCGTACTCTATTACATTCTCCAAccttaaaaattaaagtgcCTCTGCCTCGCgcataaattataattatgttATCTTACTAATGTATCCAGCCTATGAATAAGCTACAAACGAAAGAGCAATCAACTGCTATGCCATAAACCTCAGCAGGGCCAtagttttctcttttgaaatTATCAGtcacgttaaaaaaaaaaaatcccaacaGTTTCCAAAGAAATTTCTTTGCAGAAGCTCACAAGTGAAAACTTACTTCAACCGGGCACTGCACAAGCTTGCCAAAAAGATCATCTTTCACATCTTCAGCTCTTATAGTGTAAATGGCATTCTTAAGTCCACGAGAAACAAGATATTCTTCAGTGTTCTTGGGCATAGACTCCCCTTTGTACACGCTAACAGGAGGATCGCATATCTAACAGAAttcaaagaacaaaagtttATACATTTCAATTCGAACACATTCAAAACCCCATTAAAATGACAAACGGAGAAAAATAAGTAAACTTTACCGAAGAACCGAGCTGAGCCTGACAATCACTGAAACTCTTATAAACACCGACGACGTCTCCTTTGCGCACTACATAGAAGGAGTCTTTGTCCGGTTCCATAGCCGGTTCGGAATTCGACTTCTTCCGCGACCGGGGCGACGTCgttttgctgctgctgctgctgccttTGCTTCGAGACGAATAGAGCTGAATATGGAACCTCGTCAGCACTGATTCGAAGTTGATTAACTTGCTATTAGTACAAAGGTCAAATCTTCTCTTCCACGAAGAAGGTCCGCACAGAGCACTCGTCCCGGCGGACCGACCTGTCGTTCTGAAAATGGCCGCTGTGTATGAGGAAAACTGCGACAAGCAGTTCATTACACAGCGTTTCTGAAACGGCGGCGAAAATGGAGAGGTCTTCACTCTTCACACCGTTGAGAACGAAAATGATTTGGGCTTTTGGGTGGAATTTCCGGCAAAAATCCGAGTCAAATATTTGGGCCAGGGCCTTATACGGTACCCATCACACGACAATACGACATCATCTATGCTCGGCAAGTTAGAAATAACGACATGTCATCTGggccaaaataaaagaacgCGCGACGATAAACCGATGCGCTTAGaagttgaaagttgaaagCTTTACAGGGTAGCATTGCTTGGAGACACAAAGATCACAACTTCAGACCAAAATTCTATCATGAGCGCATGCTTTTCTTGCTCTCTGATACGTTCCTCACCACTTATTCAGGACCCTTACCTTTCATGGCCGCTCGCAAAATTAGTTCGGCCAATTAGCTCTCTCAGGCTCAGAAAATATTCCAATGCGTCTCCAAGAATCGTCGTAAGAGCTATCGAACAAGGCCTAGGTGTTGTTTCAACAGACGACGTGTCGCTACTGCAGGACCCTCCGTTGATTGATGTTGATACCATAGAGTTTGTAAATGAAGAGGTTCACGGAGTCATTGTTGGAGTCGCGGACACCAAATCAGAGGATGAAGCCCT
The window above is part of the Prunus dulcis chromosome 1, ALMONDv2, whole genome shotgun sequence genome. Proteins encoded here:
- the LOC117615494 gene encoding BEL1-like homeodomain protein 11 isoform X2 gives rise to the protein MVSQDSPPNPASSIFHQFIISDSIAAQNHLESQHLDAYESSFRNRNTFPQSLGVLPSLHSLGERMSRSVALVQAPTGAEDSDMNNHTRHLMDLPRAAMENQAQRLSLSLGSHMLVPSVQYRQRSMNSDLMSHNHFIIGEESGEACNPGVEHVSDEYCFIGSALASSSNSLSRSCSTSYGTESLADVIGNSRYLKPAQSLLDEIVNVGGKQVDISNEKHVGKLYGEGRRGAMGFSSELKAELCCNGLMSADKHELQARLANLITLLEQVEDRCEKYYHQMEEVMSSFEMVVGEGAAKSYTALALKAMSRHFCSLRDAIVSHIYSEKRKLLQDVPKISSGLSQLNLFDRECRHKRMSLQQLGIFQSPRQAFRPIRGLPETSVAILRTWLFEHFLHPYPNDSEKLLLASQTGLSKNQVSNWFINARVRLWKPMIEEMYKEEFGESSEDSNSLAGGSMTGEGNTDHTED
- the LOC117615494 gene encoding BEL1-like homeodomain protein 11 isoform X1 — encoded protein: MVSQDSPPNPASSIFHQFIISDSIAAQNHLESQHLDAYESSFRNRNTFPQSLGVLPSLHSLGERMSRSVALVQAPTGAEDSDMNNHTRHLMDLPRAAMENQAQRLSLSLGSHMLVPSVQYRQRSMNSDLMSHNHFIIGEESGEACNPGVEHVSDEYCFIGSALASSSNSLSRSCSTSYGTESLADVIGNSRYLKPAQSLLDEIVNVGGKQVDISNEKHVGKLYGEGRRGAMGFSSELKAELCCNGLMSADKHELQARLANLITLLEQVEDRCEKYYHQMEEVMSSFEMVVGEGAAKSYTALALKAMSRHFCSLRDAIVSHIYSEKRKLLQDVPKISSGLSQLNLFDRECRHKRMSLQQLGIFQSPRQAFRPIRGLPETSVAILRTWLFEHFLHPYPNDSEKLLLASQTGLSKNQVIPNSFIYVPIDFKLSSSFITWSTHVMPMLCLLQVSNWFINARVRLWKPMIEEMYKEEFGESSEDSNSLAGGSMTGEGNTDHTED
- the LOC117615495 gene encoding uncharacterized protein LOC117615495 yields the protein MNCLSQFSSYTAAIFRTTGRSAGTSALCGPSSWKRRFDLCTNSKLINFESVLTRFHIQLYSSRSKGSSSSSKTTSPRSRKKSNSEPAMEPDKDSFYVVRKGDVVGVYKSFSDCQAQLGSSICDPPVSVYKGESMPKNTEEYLVSRGLKNAIYTIRAEDVKDDLFGKLVQCPVEDPCSKGETSVKDASKKRPQQLCGTETEEEFGSTFISDDLSRKHAKIDHSAVLESPPLNRGSCILMFDGASKGNPGLAGAGAVLRADDGSLICKVREGLGIATNNVAEYRAVILGLKCALRKGFSKIVVQGDSKLVCMQVQGLWKVKNQNMSDLYEEVKKLKDKFLSFKISHVLRGRNSEADAQANLAITLADGQVQEVSGK